One segment of Anguilla anguilla isolate fAngAng1 chromosome 1, fAngAng1.pri, whole genome shotgun sequence DNA contains the following:
- the LOC118219734 gene encoding E3 ubiquitin-protein ligase MYLIP-A-like — MLCHITRPDSVVMEVEVDAKANGEDCLNKVCRKLGIIETDYFGLQFTGSKGESLWLNLRNRISQQMDNLTPCRLRLRVKFFVEPHLILQEQTRRLFFLHMKQEAVSGRLKMGPEQAEELSALLAQAEFGDYNQNTAEYYYSQLCGNEPSQATINSVVVRHRALEGLGTASAEYQALQLLSSLEHYGVEWHWARDGEGQKLAVGVGPEGIAICKQDFSLINRITYPVIQIATQSGKNVYLTITKETTNSVVLLFKMISTRAASGLYRAITETHAFYRCDTVTNAVMMQYSRDFKGHLASLFLNENISLGKKYIFDIRRTSKEVYDHARRALYNAGYVDFLSRGGERSPVRSPVRSSEGGANCDSCQQSQDLQEKLQSLKEALLCMLCCEDQIDSAFCPCGHMVCCQNCVTQLQSCPVCRSEVDHIQHVYLPTCASLFNLAVTGSTKLSIHRGLASHNCPSKDYSTDEKLYHS, encoded by the exons ATGCTTTGCCATATAACACGTCCGGATTCGGTGGTAATGGAGGTGGAGGTTGATGCAAAGGCGAATGGAGAGGACTGTCTGAACAAG GTGTGCAGGAAGCTGGGGATCATTGAGACAGACTATTTTGGGCTGCAGTTTACTGGCAGTAAAGGGGAGAGCCTGTGGCTGAATCTGAGGAACAGGATCTCCCAGCAGATGGACAACCTGACACCCTGTAGACTGAGGCTGAGGGTCAAGTTCTTTGTGGAGCCCCATCTCATCCTGCAAGAGCAGACCAG GCGCCTCTTCTTCCTGCACAtgaaacaggaagctgtcaGCGGAAGGCTGAAGATGGGTCCTGAGCAGGCTGAGGAGCTGAGCGCCTTGCTAGCACAGGCTGAGTTTGGGGACTACAACCAGAACACAGCCGAGTACTACTACTCCCAGCTCTGCGGGAACGAGCCCAGCCAGGCCACCATCAACAG CGTTGTTGTGAGACACAGGGCCCTGGAGGGACTGGGCACAGCCTCCGCTGAGTACCAGGCTCTGCAGCTGCTTTCCTCGCTGGAGCACTACGGGGTGGAGTGGCACTGGGCCAGGGACGGCGAAGGCCAGAAGCTGGCCGTCGGAGTGGGCCCAGAGGGCATTGCTATCTGTAAGCAGGACTTCAGTCTTATCAACAG AATCACATACCCCGTCATCCAAATAGCAACCCAGTCAGGAAAGAATGTGTATTTGACCATCACCAAGGAAACCACCAACAGTGTAGTCCTACTCTTCAAGATGATCAGCACTAGAGCAGCCAGCGGACTCTACAGGGCAATCACTGAGACACACGCCTTTTACAG ATGTGACACAGTGACGAATGCAGTAATGATGCAGTACAGCCGTGACTTCAAGGGCCACCTGGCCTCCCTGTTCCTCAACGAGAACATCAGTCTGGGCAAGAAGTACATTTTCGACATTCGACGCACGTCTAAGGAGGTGTACGACCACGCACGGCGAGCTCTGTACAACGCCGGCTACGTGGACTTCCTTTCCCGGGGCGGTGAGCGCAGCCCGGTCCGCTCGCCTGTCAGGTCCTCCGAGGGCGGGGCCAACTGCGACAGCTGCCAGCAAAGCCAAGacctgcaggagaagctgcAGAGCCTGAAGGAGGCGCTGTTGTGCATGCTCTGCTGCGAGGATCAGATTGACTCCGCCTTCTGCCCCTGCGGTCACATGGTCTGCTGTCAGAACTGCGTCACCCAGCTCCAG TCCTGTCCAGTGTGCCGATCTGAGGTTGATCACATTCAGCATGTCTATCTGCCCACCTGCGCTAGCCTGTTCAATCTGGCTGTAACGGGAAGCACCAAACTCTCTATTCACCGAGGGCTGGCCTCGCACAACTGCCCCAGCAAAGACTACTCCACAGACGAGAAGCTCTACCACTCATAA